The following are from one region of the Segatella oris genome:
- a CDS encoding NAD(P)-dependent oxidoreductase, which yields MKVLVATEKPFAAAAVEGIKKEVESAGHELVLLEKYTEKAQLLHAVKDADAMIIRSDKVDAEVLDAAEKLQIVVRAGAGYDNIDLKAATSHHVVAENTPGQNSNAVAELVFGMLVMAVRNFYNGKSGTELKGKRLGILAFGNVGRNVARVAKGFGMEVYAYDAFCPADVIEAAGVHACKSQDELFESCDIVSLHIPATPETLKSIGYQLVNKLPKGGVLINTARKEVINEDELLKLLADRTDLKYVTDIMPDADAAFKKLEGRYFSTPKKMGAQTAEANINAGIAAAKQINAYFADGCTKYQVNK from the coding sequence ATGAAAGTATTGGTTGCAACCGAAAAACCTTTTGCAGCTGCAGCTGTTGAAGGCATTAAGAAAGAAGTGGAAAGTGCAGGACATGAGTTGGTTCTGCTCGAAAAATATACGGAGAAAGCTCAGCTTCTCCATGCCGTGAAAGACGCAGATGCCATGATTATCCGTTCAGATAAGGTTGACGCAGAGGTTCTTGACGCTGCAGAGAAGTTGCAGATTGTTGTCCGTGCGGGTGCAGGTTACGATAATATCGACTTGAAAGCAGCCACTTCGCATCATGTAGTGGCAGAGAACACACCCGGCCAGAACTCTAATGCTGTTGCCGAATTGGTGTTTGGAATGCTCGTAATGGCTGTACGCAACTTCTATAATGGCAAGTCTGGCACGGAATTGAAAGGCAAGCGCCTTGGCATTCTGGCTTTCGGTAATGTGGGACGCAATGTTGCTCGCGTGGCCAAAGGCTTCGGAATGGAGGTCTATGCCTATGATGCTTTCTGTCCGGCTGATGTCATTGAGGCTGCCGGTGTGCATGCTTGTAAGAGTCAGGATGAACTCTTTGAGAGCTGCGATATCGTGAGTTTGCATATTCCTGCAACGCCCGAGACACTTAAAAGCATTGGCTATCAGTTGGTCAATAAGTTGCCGAAAGGCGGTGTTCTCATCAATACAGCCCGCAAGGAAGTGATTAATGAAGACGAATTGTTAAAGTTGTTGGCCGACAGAACCGACCTGAAATACGTCACGGATATCATGCCTGACGCCGATGCTGCATTCAAGAAGCTTGAAGGTCGCTATTTCTCTACGCCCAAGAAAATGGGTGCACAGACTGCCGAAGCTAACATTAATGCCGGTATAGCAGCTGCAAAGCAGATCAATGCCTACTTTGCTGACGGTTGCACAAAGTATCAAGTGAACAAATAA
- a CDS encoding MarR family winged helix-turn-helix transcriptional regulator, producing MAFEQLKLSSQICFRLYSASRLVTQTYKPFLDKLGITYPQYLVLMVLWEADNQPVNDIAHKLLLETNTVTPLIQRMEKMGLVIRTKGIVDTRQRIVSLTKEGKAMEKEAAKVPACMLEHFADCGLKKEEVFRLVPLLDEVINRLKDHTKDDFTTSKTKK from the coding sequence ATGGCATTTGAACAATTGAAATTAAGTAGTCAGATTTGCTTTCGACTCTATTCGGCAAGCAGGCTCGTAACGCAGACGTATAAGCCGTTTCTCGACAAACTGGGGATTACATATCCGCAGTATTTGGTGCTGATGGTGCTTTGGGAGGCCGACAATCAGCCGGTTAATGACATTGCACATAAGCTGCTTTTGGAGACCAACACGGTGACGCCGCTCATTCAGCGCATGGAGAAAATGGGATTGGTCATCCGTACAAAAGGCATCGTTGATACGCGACAGCGCATCGTTTCGTTGACCAAAGAAGGGAAAGCCATGGAGAAAGAGGCTGCTAAAGTGCCTGCCTGTATGCTTGAACATTTCGCTGATTGCGGACTGAAGAAAGAAGAAGTGTTCCGATTGGTGCCACTTCTTGATGAGGTAATCAACAGGTTGAAAGACCATACAAAAGATGATTTTACAACTTCTAAAACTAAAAAATAG
- a CDS encoding LptF/LptG family permease, producing MTEFSKIRKHTKWYRVLRWMSKHPAWLHRLFLWLEAHTLWLQRMAKRIGRNLSWLRFINPFRYIKRLDWYIIKKFIGTYIYSIALIISISIVVDINENLAKFSEYHAPLKAIVFDYYMNFIPYFANLFSPLFVFIAVIFFTSKLAGNSEIIAMLAAGVSFKRLMRPYMITCILISAVSFYLSGYVIPHSNVIRQDFESLYKNNKKNTAADNVMLQVGSGVIAYIQQYDNNTKRGYGFSLDKFQDKKLVSHMTATEIQYDTISDSKYHWTALNYKIRKFNGYREQIENGEKKDTTIMMEPTDLVYSKGQQETFTNPELSDYISKQIDRGSSNVVQYQVEYHKRIAASFASFILTIIGLSLSAKKRKGGMGLYLGIGLALSFGYIMLQTVSSTFAINANLPPVIAAWIPNFIFAVVAYFCYRQAPN from the coding sequence ATGACTGAATTCAGTAAGATAAGGAAACACACCAAATGGTATCGCGTGTTGCGCTGGATGAGCAAACATCCGGCCTGGCTGCACCGTTTGTTTCTCTGGCTTGAGGCCCATACTCTTTGGCTGCAACGCATGGCGAAACGGATTGGCAGGAACTTGTCGTGGCTCCGTTTCATCAATCCTTTCCGCTACATCAAACGCTTGGATTGGTATATTATCAAGAAGTTCATAGGAACTTATATCTATTCCATTGCACTGATTATCAGCATATCAATTGTTGTTGACATCAATGAGAACTTGGCAAAATTCAGCGAATACCATGCGCCATTGAAAGCCATTGTGTTCGACTACTACATGAACTTCATCCCTTATTTTGCCAATCTGTTCAGTCCGCTTTTCGTGTTCATCGCCGTGATTTTCTTCACCTCGAAGTTAGCCGGGAACAGTGAGATTATAGCAATGTTGGCCGCAGGTGTCTCATTCAAACGGCTGATGCGCCCCTATATGATTACATGTATTCTGATTTCAGCCGTGTCATTCTATCTCAGCGGTTACGTGATTCCGCACAGCAATGTCATACGCCAAGACTTCGAATCTCTGTATAAGAACAACAAGAAAAACACGGCAGCCGACAATGTCATGCTGCAGGTTGGGAGTGGTGTTATCGCCTATATCCAGCAGTATGACAATAACACCAAACGAGGTTATGGCTTCTCTTTGGACAAGTTTCAAGACAAGAAACTCGTAAGCCACATGACTGCAACGGAGATACAATACGACACGATCAGTGACTCCAAGTATCATTGGACAGCATTGAACTACAAGATCAGGAAGTTCAACGGCTATCGGGAACAGATTGAAAACGGGGAGAAAAAGGACACAACCATCATGATGGAACCAACCGACCTCGTGTATTCCAAAGGCCAACAGGAGACTTTCACAAACCCCGAACTGAGTGATTATATCTCCAAACAAATCGACAGAGGATCAAGCAATGTGGTACAGTATCAGGTGGAATACCACAAGCGAATAGCAGCCAGTTTCGCATCCTTTATCCTGACCATCATCGGTCTTTCGCTCTCCGCCAAAAAGAGAAAAGGCGGCATGGGCTTGTATCTGGGCATCGGTCTGGCCCTGAGTTTCGGGTATATTATGTTGCAGACCGTATCATCAACGTTTGCTATCAATGCCAATCTTCCACCTGTTATTGCCGCATGGATACCAAACTTCATCTTCGCCGTTGTAGCTTATTTCTGCTACAGACAGGCGCCAAATTAA
- a CDS encoding IMPACT family protein, with protein sequence MEDQYHTISENSVGEGYYTEKRSKFLAFAHHVETVEEVKSIVSAYRKQYYDARHCCYAYMLGLEQKAFRANDDGEPSSTAGKPILGQINSAGLTDILIVVVRYYGGVNLGTGGLIVAYRTAAVDAIANATIEVRQVEETIKYDFTYPMMNDVMRIVKEMQPQVVDQQFDNTCSITLRIRKREAEQLRSRLNKLSFE encoded by the coding sequence GTGGAAGACCAATATCACACAATTTCAGAAAACAGCGTAGGCGAGGGATATTACACCGAGAAGCGGAGTAAGTTCCTCGCTTTTGCGCATCATGTTGAAACGGTAGAAGAGGTGAAAAGCATTGTTTCTGCCTATCGCAAGCAGTATTATGACGCCCGACATTGCTGCTATGCTTACATGCTTGGCCTGGAACAAAAGGCATTTCGTGCCAATGATGATGGCGAACCGAGTTCTACTGCGGGTAAACCTATCCTCGGACAAATCAACAGTGCGGGGCTGACTGATATTCTTATTGTGGTTGTCCGCTATTACGGAGGCGTGAATTTAGGCACAGGCGGACTGATTGTTGCTTATCGAACGGCTGCTGTAGATGCCATTGCCAATGCCACAATCGAAGTGAGACAAGTGGAAGAAACCATTAAATATGACTTCACATATCCTATGATGAATGATGTCATGCGCATTGTGAAAGAAATGCAGCCGCAGGTGGTTGACCAGCAGTTTGATAACACTTGCAGCATCACCTTGCGCATCCGTAAGCGTGAGGCCGAGCAATTGAGGAGCCGACTCAACAAGCTTTCATTTGAATGA
- the tgt gene encoding tRNA guanosine(34) transglycosylase Tgt translates to MTFEVQHTDNASDARTGIITTDHGQIKTPIFMPVGTAGTVKGVHFSELREQVNAQIILGNTYHLYLRPGLDILRQAGGLHGFNGWERPILTDSGGFQVFSLTGIRKLTEEGCTFQSHIDGSKHIFTPENVMDTERIIGADIMMAFDECPPGKSDYQYAKKSLSMTQRWLDRCIKRFNETKPLYGYNQSLFPIVQGCTYKDLRQEAAKFVADKGADGNAIGGLAVGEPTEVMYEMIEVVNEILPKDRPRYLMGVGTPQNILEAIERGVDMFDCVMPTRNGRNALLFTYNGTMNMRNKKWENDFTPIAPEGCDVDRVYTKAYLHHLFKAKELLAMQIGSIHNLAFYLRLVTDARQHIEQGDFVTWKKSVIDQLGQRL, encoded by the coding sequence ATGACATTTGAAGTTCAGCATACCGACAACGCCAGTGATGCAAGGACGGGCATCATCACGACAGACCACGGACAAATCAAGACTCCAATCTTCATGCCCGTGGGAACGGCAGGAACAGTAAAGGGAGTTCATTTCAGCGAACTACGCGAACAGGTGAATGCCCAGATTATTCTTGGCAACACATATCATTTGTATTTGCGTCCCGGACTTGACATATTGCGCCAAGCCGGAGGTCTTCATGGCTTCAATGGATGGGAACGTCCCATCCTGACGGATAGCGGAGGATTTCAGGTTTTCTCACTGACGGGCATTCGAAAGCTTACAGAAGAGGGCTGCACTTTCCAGTCACATATCGACGGAAGCAAGCATATCTTCACTCCGGAAAACGTGATGGACACGGAAAGGATTATCGGTGCGGACATCATGATGGCTTTCGATGAGTGTCCACCCGGCAAGAGTGACTATCAATATGCCAAGAAAAGTCTCAGTATGACACAGCGTTGGCTCGACCGATGCATCAAGCGTTTCAATGAGACCAAGCCTCTCTATGGCTACAACCAGAGTCTTTTCCCTATCGTGCAAGGCTGCACTTACAAGGATCTACGACAGGAAGCAGCCAAGTTTGTCGCAGACAAAGGGGCGGATGGAAACGCTATCGGCGGTCTAGCTGTAGGCGAACCGACAGAAGTGATGTATGAGATGATTGAGGTTGTCAATGAAATTCTGCCGAAAGACAGGCCTCGTTACCTCATGGGGGTAGGCACTCCGCAGAACATTCTCGAAGCTATCGAACGCGGTGTAGATATGTTTGACTGTGTGATGCCTACGCGAAACGGACGCAATGCATTGCTCTTTACCTATAATGGTACGATGAACATGCGCAACAAGAAATGGGAAAACGACTTTACACCGATTGCTCCGGAGGGCTGTGATGTTGACAGAGTCTACACCAAAGCTTATCTTCACCACCTCTTCAAGGCCAAGGAACTGTTGGCCATGCAGATTGGAAGCATTCACAACTTGGCTTTCTACCTGCGCTTAGTGACTGATGCACGGCAGCATATTGAGCAGGGCGACTTCGTCACATGGAAGAAGTCGGTCATAGATCAGCTCGGGCAACGTTTATAA
- a CDS encoding DEAD/DEAH box helicase produces the protein MYFDELELNDNVLDALYDMRFEKCTPVQENCIPEILKGNDVLGVAQTGTGKTAAYLLPILSKLDDGGYPDNAINCLIMSPTRELAQQIDQAMQGFGYYLNGVSSVAVYGGNDGNRYDQELKSLQLGADVVIATPGRLISHISLGNVDLSKVSFFILDEADRMLDMGFSDDIIKIAKKLPQTCQTIMFSATMPDKIEDLAKTLLKNPKVIKLAVSKPAEKIKQSAYVCYETQKMGIIKDIFKNGDLERVIIFCGSKLKVKQVAGALQRKHINCGEMHSDLDQATRDDVMFKFKSGQFDVLVATDIVARGIDIDDIAMVINYDVPHDAEDYVHRIGRTARAAREGSAITFVSEDDIYYFQQIEKFLEKEVEKTPLPVGLGDGPEYKSAGKPKRGSSAKSRRRDNRDRTSHKDKKQQNRRQRNNNAEMQSNGTETNKEQRNSKERNPQNNRNQRGNRNADTRGDKRNNEPRNGRPNESRNTAKPRNGEQQQRKKRRGNVEGNYKKRNNPQTEKRQNRSQSNPTVTQKAKPESGIKKFLKKIFRMK, from the coding sequence ATGTATTTTGACGAATTAGAATTAAACGACAATGTCCTTGATGCACTCTATGATATGCGCTTCGAAAAGTGCACACCGGTGCAGGAAAACTGTATTCCCGAAATCCTCAAAGGCAATGATGTCCTGGGGGTAGCACAGACAGGAACCGGCAAAACGGCAGCCTATCTGCTCCCTATTCTGAGCAAACTTGACGACGGAGGGTATCCCGACAACGCCATTAACTGCCTCATCATGAGCCCTACACGAGAGTTAGCCCAGCAGATAGACCAGGCCATGCAAGGCTTCGGCTACTATCTCAATGGCGTGAGCAGTGTAGCCGTTTATGGTGGAAATGACGGCAACCGATATGATCAAGAGCTGAAAAGTCTGCAATTAGGAGCCGATGTTGTCATCGCTACTCCAGGCCGTCTTATCTCACATATCAGCTTGGGCAACGTGGATTTGAGCAAGGTTTCGTTCTTCATTCTCGATGAAGCCGACCGTATGCTCGACATGGGTTTCTCTGATGACATCATTAAGATTGCCAAGAAACTTCCACAGACTTGCCAGACCATTATGTTCTCTGCAACGATGCCCGATAAGATTGAAGACCTTGCAAAGACATTGCTCAAGAACCCGAAAGTCATTAAACTCGCTGTCAGTAAACCCGCAGAAAAGATTAAGCAAAGTGCCTATGTATGCTATGAAACGCAGAAGATGGGCATCATTAAAGACATCTTCAAGAATGGCGATCTCGAGCGTGTCATCATCTTCTGTGGCAGTAAGCTGAAAGTGAAACAGGTTGCAGGGGCTCTTCAACGCAAGCATATCAACTGCGGTGAAATGCACTCCGACCTTGACCAAGCTACCCGCGACGACGTCATGTTCAAGTTCAAGAGCGGTCAATTCGACGTGCTTGTAGCTACAGACATCGTGGCCAGAGGAATTGATATCGACGATATCGCCATGGTCATCAACTATGATGTGCCCCACGATGCCGAAGATTATGTGCATCGCATCGGCCGTACTGCACGTGCAGCGCGCGAAGGATCAGCCATCACTTTCGTCTCCGAAGACGACATTTATTACTTCCAACAGATTGAAAAATTCCTTGAAAAAGAAGTTGAGAAGACGCCACTGCCGGTTGGATTGGGCGACGGGCCAGAGTATAAGTCAGCAGGAAAGCCGAAGCGTGGCAGTTCTGCCAAGAGCCGACGCCGCGACAACCGAGACCGCACTTCGCATAAGGACAAGAAGCAGCAGAACCGCCGTCAGCGCAACAATAATGCTGAAATGCAGTCCAACGGCACTGAAACAAACAAGGAACAGCGCAACAGCAAAGAGCGCAATCCACAAAACAACAGGAACCAGCGGGGCAACAGAAATGCCGATACCCGTGGTGACAAGCGCAACAACGAGCCACGCAACGGTAGGCCTAACGAGTCGAGAAATACAGCAAAACCGCGTAATGGTGAACAGCAACAACGCAAAAAGCGTCGCGGAAATGTGGAAGGTAACTACAAGAAACGCAACAATCCACAGACTGAAAAGCGCCAGAACCGCTCACAAAGCAACCCAACTGTCACACAGAAAGCAAAGCCGGAAAGCGGCATCAAGAAGTTCTTGAAGAAGATTTTCAGAATGAAATAA
- a CDS encoding glutathione peroxidase, producing the protein MKRFLVVFLAFVALTASAQSDVYGFKVADENGKEMALEQWKGKVLLIVNTATKCGFTPQYKELEALYQKYEAEGFCILDFPCNQFGQQAPGSAAEIHQFCTANFDVHFPQFAKIEVNGPHESPLYSYLKREAGFVGFGFGKKAEFMDKMLKKSDPMYASKPDIKWNFTKFLINRKGKVIARFEPTADMKEVEEAVAKSLKD; encoded by the coding sequence ATGAAAAGATTTCTCGTAGTATTCTTGGCTTTTGTTGCCTTGACAGCATCAGCACAGAGCGATGTTTACGGCTTTAAGGTGGCCGATGAAAATGGTAAAGAGATGGCTTTGGAGCAGTGGAAAGGTAAGGTATTGTTGATTGTCAACACGGCAACGAAATGCGGTTTCACGCCCCAGTATAAGGAACTTGAGGCTCTGTATCAGAAATATGAGGCAGAGGGTTTCTGCATTTTGGATTTCCCTTGCAATCAATTTGGACAGCAGGCACCTGGCAGTGCGGCAGAGATACATCAGTTCTGTACGGCGAATTTTGATGTTCATTTTCCTCAGTTTGCCAAGATTGAGGTGAATGGTCCCCATGAAAGTCCGCTCTATTCTTATTTGAAGCGAGAGGCGGGTTTCGTGGGTTTCGGCTTTGGAAAGAAAGCAGAATTCATGGATAAAATGCTCAAGAAGAGCGATCCTATGTATGCTTCGAAGCCGGATATCAAGTGGAATTTCACGAAATTCCTTATCAATAGAAAAGGTAAAGTGATAGCACGTTTTGAGCCTACTGCTGATATGAAGGAGGTTGAAGAGGCTGTTGCGAAATCATTAAAAGACTGA
- a CDS encoding PepSY-associated TM helix domain-containing protein has translation MKKTTWHKHHKWLGILLSFFLLMFCLSGLVLNHPALFSDINISRSYLPESYQYSQWNRGLLRGTVKWHDKVLLYGNAGIWQTDSTAKSFNVFNQGMPSGADFRNVRGMAFIPSGRLFAAGQYGLYELIGNRWESINLPIGNHEKLSDITTRGDSLLITGRSFVYLSTPPYRQFQRIMLRPASNNDGKVSLFRTVWLLHSGELFGIFGVLFVDFIALILIFLVLTGIIYWVHPKWGKKIHLYQKAGSWHNHIGRISIVFTVFLCVTGWLLRPPALLAIASGRVPALPFSVMDSNNSWNDQLRSLRYDAAQGDWLLYSSNGFFTLKDLQATPHPITHQPPVSVMGINVETQDENGYWLIGSFSGMYIWDRTTDIIADYFTHGPAQAPKGIPVSDHAIAGYSNDFGKYEYVVDYNTGCKSIKMPVTMQKLPMSLRNLSLEIHTGRIYTFLGIGNVLYIFIIGLAILWCLWSGWKIRCQRREKKKETA, from the coding sequence ATGAAAAAGACCACATGGCATAAACATCATAAATGGCTGGGCATTCTGCTCAGCTTCTTCCTGCTCATGTTTTGTCTTTCAGGGCTTGTGCTCAACCATCCTGCCCTATTCAGCGACATCAACATCAGCAGATCGTATCTTCCCGAAAGCTATCAATACAGCCAATGGAACCGTGGACTTCTTCGCGGCACCGTGAAATGGCACGACAAAGTGCTCCTTTATGGAAACGCAGGAATATGGCAAACCGACAGCACAGCCAAGTCATTCAATGTTTTCAATCAAGGAATGCCGAGCGGAGCCGACTTCAGAAACGTGCGTGGAATGGCCTTTATACCTTCTGGAAGACTCTTTGCTGCAGGACAATACGGACTATACGAACTTATAGGAAACCGCTGGGAAAGCATCAATCTGCCCATCGGCAATCACGAAAAACTAAGTGATATCACAACAAGAGGCGACTCTTTGCTCATCACCGGGCGTTCTTTCGTCTATCTCAGCACCCCACCTTACCGCCAGTTTCAACGCATCATGCTCCGCCCTGCAAGCAACAATGACGGCAAAGTGTCGCTTTTCCGCACCGTATGGCTACTGCATAGTGGCGAACTGTTTGGCATCTTCGGTGTGCTTTTTGTAGACTTCATAGCCCTCATTCTCATTTTTCTTGTTCTCACAGGCATTATCTATTGGGTGCATCCCAAGTGGGGGAAGAAGATTCATCTGTATCAGAAAGCAGGCTCATGGCACAATCACATCGGACGGATAAGCATTGTTTTCACCGTGTTTCTCTGTGTCACAGGGTGGCTTTTGCGCCCTCCTGCATTGCTTGCCATCGCTTCGGGAAGGGTGCCGGCCCTGCCATTTTCGGTGATGGACAGCAACAACAGCTGGAACGACCAACTGCGTTCGCTGCGGTATGATGCAGCACAAGGCGACTGGCTTCTTTACAGTTCCAACGGTTTCTTCACGCTTAAAGACCTGCAGGCCACGCCCCACCCCATTACACATCAACCTCCTGTGAGCGTCATGGGCATCAATGTTGAGACACAAGATGAAAATGGTTACTGGCTGATTGGCTCGTTCAGTGGCATGTATATATGGGACCGCACTACGGATATCATTGCAGATTACTTCACACATGGCCCTGCCCAAGCCCCCAAAGGCATACCTGTCAGCGACCATGCCATTGCGGGTTACAGCAATGATTTCGGCAAATATGAGTATGTAGTCGACTATAACACAGGCTGCAAGAGCATTAAAATGCCCGTAACCATGCAGAAGCTGCCCATGTCGTTGCGCAACCTTAGCCTTGAAATCCACACAGGACGCATCTATACCTTCCTCGGAATAGGCAATGTTCTCTATATTTTCATCATCGGACTTGCCATACTATGGTGCCTCTGGAGCGGTTGGAAAATACGCTGTCAGCGTCGGGAAAAGAAAAAAGAAACAGCATGA
- a CDS encoding DUF1015 domain-containing protein yields the protein MVKIKPFKGLRPPQALVEFVESRPYDVLSSEEARKEAGTNEKSLYHITRPEINFPVGTDEHDPRVYGSAAEQFAEFQQKGWLMQDEKEQYYIYAQSMNGKTQYGLVVGASVSDYMSGVIKKHELTRREKEEDRMKHVRACNANMEPVFLAYPDNEVLDKLLCRYAQTKPEYDFIAPIDGFHHQFWVVSDDADIATITAEFNRMPNLYIADGHHRSAAAALVGAEKAQQNPNHTGCEAYNYFMAVCFQTSQLTVLDYNRVVKDLNGMSAEAFLHALEKNFIVTLKGHEDYRPQELHEFSLYLDKQWYSLKAKAGTYNNNDPIGVLDVDISSRLILDELLGIKDLRSDKRIDFVGGLRGLQELRRRVDSGEMQMALALYPVSMQQIMDIADSGKIMPPKATWFEPKLRSGLVINKLE from the coding sequence ATGGTAAAAATCAAACCTTTCAAGGGATTGCGTCCTCCTCAGGCGCTCGTTGAGTTCGTAGAAAGTCGTCCTTACGATGTCTTAAGTTCTGAAGAAGCACGCAAGGAAGCCGGAACCAATGAGAAAAGCCTTTATCATATCACCCGACCTGAAATCAATTTCCCTGTAGGTACTGACGAACACGACCCTCGGGTCTATGGAAGTGCTGCCGAACAATTTGCAGAATTCCAGCAGAAAGGCTGGCTTATGCAGGACGAAAAGGAGCAATATTACATCTATGCACAGTCTATGAACGGTAAAACTCAATATGGGTTGGTTGTCGGGGCAAGCGTTTCAGACTATATGTCGGGTGTAATCAAGAAGCATGAACTGACTCGTCGCGAGAAAGAAGAAGACAGAATGAAGCATGTCCGTGCCTGCAATGCCAACATGGAACCGGTCTTTCTGGCCTATCCGGACAATGAAGTGCTCGACAAACTGCTTTGCCGTTACGCGCAGACCAAGCCCGAATACGACTTCATAGCACCCATTGACGGCTTTCATCATCAGTTCTGGGTGGTCAGTGATGATGCTGATATCGCCACCATTACAGCTGAATTTAACCGTATGCCCAATCTTTATATCGCCGACGGACACCATCGTTCTGCTGCTGCTGCACTTGTCGGAGCAGAGAAAGCACAGCAAAATCCGAACCATACAGGCTGTGAAGCTTATAATTACTTTATGGCGGTATGCTTTCAGACCAGTCAGTTGACGGTATTAGACTATAACCGTGTGGTGAAAGATCTCAATGGAATGTCGGCCGAAGCCTTTCTGCATGCACTCGAAAAGAACTTCATCGTCACCTTGAAAGGCCATGAAGACTATCGTCCTCAAGAGCTACACGAGTTCTCACTTTACCTTGACAAGCAGTGGTATAGTTTGAAGGCAAAGGCCGGGACATACAATAATAATGATCCTATCGGCGTTTTAGATGTAGACATCTCCAGCAGATTAATCCTCGATGAACTGCTTGGCATCAAGGATTTACGGTCAGACAAGCGCATAGATTTCGTTGGAGGATTGCGTGGTTTGCAGGAATTGCGTCGCCGAGTGGACAGCGGTGAGATGCAAATGGCTTTGGCCTTGTATCCTGTCAGCATGCAGCAGATTATGGATATTGCCGACAGTGGTAAGATTATGCCACCCAAGGCAACTTGGTTTGAGCCTAAGTTGCGCAGTGGATTAGTAATCAACAAATTGGAATAA
- a CDS encoding NADP-specific glutamate dehydrogenase produces the protein MKATEVVEKLKVRFPNEPEYIQAVSQVLGTIEGEYNKHPEFEKANLIERICIPDRLIEFRVTWVDDKGNVQTNMGYRIQHNNAIGPYKGGLRFHRSVNLSILKFLAFEQTFKNSLTTLPMGGAKGGSDFSPRGKSNAEVMRFCQAFMNELYRHIGPNEDVPAGDIGVGGREVGYLFGQYKKLTHQFSGILTGKGQEFGGSLIRPEATGYGNVYFLENMLKTRNIDLKGKTVLVSGAGNVAQYTIEKLLQLGAKPVTCSDSDGYIYDPDGIDEEKLAYIMELKNVERGRIREYAEKYGVKYSEGKPWFEKADIATPCATQNEINEEAAKALVANGVIAISEGANMPTTPEATKVFQDAKILYCPGKASNAGGVAVSGLEMSQNSERLKWSREEVDAKLHAIMDDIHANCVKYGTEADGYINYVKGANIAGFLKVAKAMMAQGIV, from the coding sequence ATGAAAGCAACAGAAGTTGTAGAAAAACTGAAGGTCAGATTTCCTAACGAACCTGAATATATTCAGGCTGTCAGTCAGGTACTTGGCACGATTGAAGGAGAGTACAACAAGCATCCCGAATTTGAAAAAGCGAACCTTATCGAGCGAATTTGCATTCCCGACCGCCTCATTGAGTTCCGCGTTACATGGGTAGACGACAAAGGAAATGTGCAGACCAACATGGGATATCGCATCCAACACAACAACGCTATCGGCCCATACAAAGGCGGATTGCGCTTTCATCGCTCTGTAAACCTCTCTATTTTGAAGTTCCTTGCCTTTGAACAAACGTTCAAAAATTCATTGACAACCCTGCCGATGGGCGGTGCAAAAGGTGGTTCCGACTTCTCTCCTCGTGGCAAAAGTAATGCTGAAGTCATGCGCTTCTGCCAAGCTTTCATGAACGAACTCTATCGCCATATCGGGCCGAACGAGGATGTTCCGGCCGGTGATATCGGTGTAGGTGGCCGCGAGGTAGGCTATCTCTTTGGCCAATATAAAAAGCTAACCCACCAATTCTCAGGCATTCTTACCGGCAAAGGACAGGAGTTTGGCGGTTCGTTGATACGTCCTGAAGCAACAGGATATGGCAACGTTTATTTCTTGGAGAATATGCTCAAGACCCGCAATATCGACCTGAAAGGCAAGACAGTCCTCGTGTCGGGAGCCGGCAATGTAGCACAATATACCATTGAAAAGCTGCTGCAATTGGGTGCAAAACCCGTCACCTGCTCCGATTCCGACGGCTATATCTATGATCCGGATGGCATTGATGAGGAGAAACTTGCCTATATCATGGAACTTAAAAATGTTGAAAGAGGACGTATCAGGGAATATGCCGAGAAATACGGAGTCAAATATTCTGAGGGGAAACCTTGGTTCGAAAAGGCCGACATTGCAACGCCATGTGCCACACAGAACGAAATCAACGAGGAGGCTGCCAAGGCGCTTGTTGCCAATGGAGTGATAGCCATCAGCGAAGGTGCAAACATGCCAACCACCCCCGAAGCTACCAAAGTGTTCCAAGACGCGAAGATACTTTATTGTCCGGGAAAGGCTTCCAACGCAGGCGGTGTAGCTGTTTCAGGCCTTGAGATGAGCCAGAATTCAGAACGGTTGAAGTGGTCACGTGAGGAAGTTGATGCCAAGCTCCACGCCATTATGGACGATATTCACGCCAATTGTGTGAAATATGGCACCGAAGCTGACGGCTATATCAACTACGTCAAAGGTGCAAACATCGCCGGTTTCCTAAAGGTTGCCAAGGCAATGATGGCGCAAGGAATCGTCTGA